The Halofilum ochraceum genome segment GCGTGCGGTTTCGGACTGGACCGAAACGACCGGCGAGCGGCTGCGGCCAACGCTGGTCCGGCGCCGTGCCGAGGGTTTCGTCCGTGAATGCCACGGCGATCTCCATCTCGGCAATCTCGTCTGGCACCGGGACCGCGTGATCGCGTTCGACTGTATCGAGTTCAATCCGGCCTTTTACTGGATCGACACGATCAATGAACTCGCGTTTCTGGTTATGGATACCGCCGACCGCGGGCATCCGGAACTCGCACGGCATGTCCTCAATCGCTATCTGGAGTGGAGCGGCGATTACACCGGCGTGGCGGTGCTGGATTTCTATCGGGTGTACCGGGCCATGGTGCGTGCCAAGGTCGCGGGGCTGCGCGGCCTGCAGACCCGGGCGGAAGAAGCGGAAGCGGCCGCGACGGAGGTCGCCGGCTACCTCGACCTCGCCGAGCGCATGCTGGCACCGCGACCCACCTGGCTGGCCCTCATGCACGGGCTGTCCGGTTCCGGCAAGAGCCGGGTCAGTGGCGAGTTGATCGAAGCGGGCGACGCGATCCGCCTGCGCTCGGACGTCGAGCGCAAACGCCTGTATGGCCTCTCACCGGACGACAGCAGTGCTTCCGGCATGGCGGCGGGGATTTACACGCCGGAAGCCGGGCGGCGCACCTATGAACGGCTCCTCGAACAGGCGGGCCGGCTGCTGCACGCGGGCTGGCCCGTGGTCGTGGATGCGGCTTTCCTGACGCGGGACCAGCGCGAACCGTTTCTTGCCCTGGCGCGTGGACGCGGGGTACCCGGGGTCGTGCTGGACGTCACCGCCCCGGAAGCGGTCCTGCGGGAGCGTGTACGGGCACGCTCGCAGCGCCGCGATGATGCATCCGAGGCGGACGAAGCGGTACTCGAGCACCAGATCGATCTGCGTGAACCGGTGACGGCGGATGAAGCGGACCGCATCGTCACCGTGGATACGACAGCGCCACGCGAGCCCAGTGCGCTGTGGGCCCGCGTCGCGGGGCAGTGATCAGGCGGCGCCGGCCATCGCGTCGCGCACACCCAGCGCGCGATCCCGGGTCAGGCGCGGACCATAGGTCGTGATGATGTCGGCGGACGCGCTGACCGCGAACCGCGCCGCCCGTTCATGACTCCATCCCTGCGTCCGGCCATAGAGGAACGCCCCGGCGAACATATCGCCCGCGCCGACGGTATCGATCGCGTCGACCTGACGGCCGTCCACCGAGAACTCCCTGTCACCATCGAAGACGACCGCGCCCTTCGGGCCGCGCGTGACGACGAATTCACGCGCGCTTGATTTGAGGGCGGTGATCGCATCCTCGACCGTTTCCGTGCCGGTGAGTTCTTTCGCCTCGTCCTCGTTCGCGAACAGCAGATCGACACCCGCGCCGATCATCTCGCGGAGCTGGACACCGAAATGGCTGACGATGTTCGGATCCGATAGCGAGATGGCCGTGCGGACGCCGGCATCGTCGGCGATCCGGCGGGCTTCGGCGACCGCCTCGC includes the following:
- a CDS encoding AAA family ATPase, which produces MSAECYPAWIRALLDPGPYPHPVDQVEVVETHISWVLLAGAHAYKFKKPVDFGFVDFTTLERRRFFCQEELRRNQPLAAEIYEAVIAVCGDPASPQLYEDGHEPGEAFEFGVRMRRFDSDARLDHRLAAGQVTRAEMGDFARRLARFHAEATRVDPASAPGTPEAVMGPARENIRQLEALLQRQPEWSPRLGAGLRAVSDWTETTGERLRPTLVRRRAEGFVRECHGDLHLGNLVWHRDRVIAFDCIEFNPAFYWIDTINELAFLVMDTADRGHPELARHVLNRYLEWSGDYTGVAVLDFYRVYRAMVRAKVAGLRGLQTRAEEAEAAATEVAGYLDLAERMLAPRPTWLALMHGLSGSGKSRVSGELIEAGDAIRLRSDVERKRLYGLSPDDSSASGMAAGIYTPEAGRRTYERLLEQAGRLLHAGWPVVVDAAFLTRDQREPFLALARGRGVPGVVLDVTAPEAVLRERVRARSQRRDDASEADEAVLEHQIDLREPVTADEADRIVTVDTTAPREPSALWARVAGQ